Proteins encoded by one window of Rubrobacter indicoceani:
- the asnB gene encoding asparagine synthase B codes for MCGIAAIYGAKNSDLDEAERMLERITHRGPDEDGQVEVSGNWLGHRRLSIVDVANGRQPLFTETERGTLYLVGNGEVYNHEALRETLPGAEFRTDSDNEVALHVIARRGIEAVAELRGMFAFVISGEDGFFLAARDPVGIKPLYWARRGDEVRFASEIHAFDEDWQPHVEVFPPGHYWTPDETPEGKLTRFDFAVPRDPKRLHKFDGPSEPGADIPDDMLELVRTKLIQTVNGQMMGDVPVGVFLSGGLDSTLIAAIAQKWYEENRPGEKLQTFAVGLEGSPDLVAARQAAEFIGTDHHESIYTAEDAIDAVPDVVRAIESFDPSLVRSAVPNFILAKFTAKHVKVVLTGEGADEIFAGYEYLRDFTTEEDLHTELVRTIEGLHNLNLQRCDRVTMAHGLEARVPFLELEMIELGLALPAGWKLAGEGQMEKRLLRLAFDGWLPDELLWRVKSQFGDGSGASSVLKERMEKSVTEEEFKGMKDAAEPPLRTREEAAYFRIFSEHLGDVPTSRTVGRFATA; via the coding sequence ATGTGTGGAATCGCCGCTATCTATGGCGCGAAGAACTCAGACCTCGACGAAGCGGAGAGGATGCTCGAGAGGATCACCCACCGGGGTCCCGACGAGGACGGGCAGGTCGAGGTGTCGGGGAACTGGCTCGGGCACCGGCGGCTTTCGATCGTGGACGTGGCGAACGGGCGTCAGCCGCTCTTTACCGAAACCGAGCGCGGGACGCTCTACCTGGTCGGAAACGGCGAGGTCTACAACCACGAAGCCCTGCGCGAGACGCTGCCGGGCGCCGAGTTCAGGACCGACTCGGACAACGAGGTCGCCCTGCACGTTATAGCGCGGCGCGGCATCGAGGCCGTCGCGGAGCTTCGGGGGATGTTCGCGTTTGTGATCTCGGGCGAGGACGGGTTCTTTCTGGCGGCTCGCGACCCGGTCGGCATCAAGCCGCTCTACTGGGCGCGTCGCGGCGACGAGGTCCGGTTCGCCTCGGAGATACACGCCTTCGACGAGGACTGGCAGCCGCATGTCGAGGTCTTTCCGCCGGGACACTACTGGACGCCCGACGAAACCCCCGAAGGAAAGCTCACCCGTTTCGACTTCGCGGTTCCGCGAGACCCCAAACGGCTGCACAAGTTCGACGGGCCGAGCGAGCCGGGCGCGGATATACCGGACGACATGCTCGAGCTTGTCCGGACGAAGCTGATCCAGACGGTCAACGGTCAGATGATGGGCGACGTTCCGGTCGGGGTGTTTCTCTCGGGCGGGCTGGACTCGACGCTCATCGCGGCCATCGCTCAGAAGTGGTATGAAGAAAACCGTCCCGGCGAGAAGCTTCAGACCTTCGCGGTGGGGCTGGAGGGTTCGCCCGACCTCGTCGCGGCGCGGCAGGCTGCGGAGTTTATCGGGACTGATCACCACGAGAGCATCTACACCGCCGAGGATGCGATAGACGCCGTCCCGGACGTTGTGCGGGCGATAGAGTCCTTTGACCCGTCGCTCGTGCGGAGCGCGGTGCCGAACTTTATCCTTGCGAAGTTCACCGCAAAGCACGTCAAGGTCGTTCTGACGGGCGAGGGGGCCGACGAGATCTTCGCCGGCTACGAGTACCTGCGCGACTTCACGACCGAAGAAGACCTGCACACCGAGCTTGTCCGAACTATCGAGGGGCTTCACAACCTGAACCTGCAGCGGTGCGACCGGGTTACGATGGCGCACGGGCTCGAGGCGCGGGTCCCGTTTCTGGAGCTTGAGATGATCGAACTCGGCCTCGCGCTCCCGGCGGGCTGGAAGCTGGCCGGCGAGGGGCAGATGGAGAAACGCCTCCTGCGGCTTGCCTTCGACGGCTGGCTCCCGGACGAGCTTCTGTGGCGCGTGAAGTCGCAGTTCGGGGACGGCTCCGGCGCGTCGAGCGTCCTGAAGGAGCGGATGGAAAAGAGCGTAACCGAAGAGGAATTCAAGGGGATGAAAGACGCCGCCGAGCCGCCGCTCCGGACGCGGGAGGAGGCGGCTTACTTCCGGATCTTCTCGGAGCACCTCGGTGACGTGCCGACCAGCCGCACCGTCGGGCGGTTCGCGACCGCCTAG
- a CDS encoding carbon-nitrogen hydrolase family protein, whose product MRVISGGAGNSTDLPSNGISFGMTLLESDVPGPVDIARRTPSGVVASLNLSPVPGDVEANLSLAEGAIRSAKLQNPELGWVVLPELFTCAYTDLGGAHEYAEDASAGMSVWRFSSLAHELDLHIAYGFPERLPDGSVANSANLVGPDAPGPLLTYRKINLVETTPEHLTFTPGFDVPVVESGGLRVAIVVCWDLGHPETVREAVAKGANLILSPAAWREPWGLQYELSSAARALDNGVYLATANQLGPYPEADFATPGGVFAPNGVRLSDGDTLGFGRVDPDFADAWRISYGDARVAIVAYEGEECG is encoded by the coding sequence ATGCGCGTAATCTCTGGTGGTGCCGGAAATAGTACCGATCTCCCGTCGAACGGCATATCGTTCGGCATGACCCTGCTCGAAAGCGATGTTCCCGGGCCGGTAGACATTGCCCGCAGGACCCCCTCCGGGGTTGTAGCTTCGCTGAACCTCTCGCCCGTCCCCGGCGACGTGGAGGCGAACCTCTCGCTCGCCGAGGGTGCCATCCGCAGCGCGAAGCTCCAGAACCCCGAGCTCGGCTGGGTTGTCCTGCCCGAGCTCTTCACCTGTGCCTACACCGACCTCGGCGGGGCGCACGAATACGCGGAGGACGCCTCGGCGGGGATGAGCGTCTGGCGGTTCTCCTCGCTCGCCCACGAGCTCGACCTGCACATCGCTTACGGTTTCCCCGAAAGGCTCCCGGACGGGAGCGTCGCCAATAGCGCGAACCTTGTCGGCCCCGACGCGCCGGGACCGCTTCTGACGTACCGGAAGATCAACCTCGTCGAGACAACCCCCGAGCACCTGACCTTCACCCCCGGCTTCGACGTTCCGGTGGTGGAGTCGGGCGGTCTGCGGGTCGCGATAGTCGTCTGCTGGGATCTCGGCCACCCCGAAACCGTGCGCGAGGCCGTCGCGAAGGGGGCGAACCTGATCCTCTCCCCCGCTGCCTGGCGCGAACCCTGGGGCCTGCAGTACGAACTCTCCTCCGCCGCCCGCGCCCTCGATAACGGAGTCTATCTCGCAACCGCAAACCAGCTCGGCCCCTACCCCGAAGCCGACTTTGCAACCCCCGGCGGCGTCTTCGCCCCGAATGGTGTGCGCCTCTCCGACGGCGATACGCTCGGCTTCGGGCGGGTGGATCCGGACTTCGCCGATGCCTGGCGCATCAGCTACGGCGACGCCCGCGTGGCGATCGTGGCCTACGAAGGCGAGGAGTGCGGCTAG
- a CDS encoding alpha/beta hydrolase family protein: protein MTRTAQTDPGERAARARRFGCVVLILFAVLVAGAATTSLIPWSRLDAQVRAVVVLVSVIRPPVATPIVEGVTGEPQVEETSVAGNPASVFHPAGDGPHPAVVFGNGMIPQGREYQAVREFAAGLARAGYLVVVPDLPGLMDDTITVRTVAEATEVAREVSERKDVRGGSVGFVGVSTGATLALLAAEDPSLKQKISAVVGVAPYTDIRTILALATTAHYELDGRMVPYRSEPLLSYAVARSTISALDPGEGREALLSEMDAVNRDDPAPLTALRNYPTEDLGPEARSVVSLLANQDPERFGELYADLPSSVKADMEKLSPIDGAGQLEAPVELVSGSRDRYFPVSESYQLRQVVPERVVTVTEVLDHSELSISLATLPDLLELNAFAGRAMENLRSESQPTSPP, encoded by the coding sequence GTGACCCGGACAGCGCAGACAGATCCCGGCGAACGAGCCGCTCGCGCGCGTCGCTTCGGATGTGTCGTCCTGATCCTCTTCGCCGTCCTCGTCGCAGGCGCGGCGACGACCAGTCTCATCCCCTGGTCCCGGCTGGACGCGCAGGTTCGCGCGGTCGTGGTGCTCGTTTCGGTTATCCGGCCCCCTGTCGCCACACCGATAGTAGAGGGGGTTACCGGTGAGCCGCAGGTCGAGGAGACCTCGGTGGCGGGCAACCCCGCCTCCGTGTTCCACCCTGCCGGAGACGGGCCTCACCCGGCGGTCGTATTCGGTAACGGTATGATCCCTCAGGGCAGGGAATACCAGGCAGTCAGGGAATTTGCGGCGGGCCTGGCCCGAGCCGGGTATCTCGTGGTGGTGCCCGACCTTCCGGGGCTTATGGACGACACTATCACCGTGCGTACCGTTGCAGAAGCGACCGAGGTAGCGCGCGAGGTTTCGGAGAGAAAAGACGTCCGGGGTGGCAGCGTCGGTTTCGTAGGGGTCTCGACCGGAGCGACCCTGGCGCTTCTGGCCGCCGAGGACCCGAGCCTGAAGCAGAAGATCTCGGCGGTCGTGGGGGTAGCTCCCTACACCGATATAAGGACGATACTCGCCCTTGCAACGACCGCTCATTACGAACTCGATGGCAGGATGGTTCCCTACAGATCCGAGCCCCTGCTCTCCTACGCGGTAGCGAGGTCCACGATATCCGCTTTAGACCCCGGCGAGGGACGCGAGGCCCTCCTCTCGGAGATGGACGCCGTGAATCGCGATGACCCCGCCCCGCTTACAGCCCTCCGCAACTACCCGACGGAGGACCTCGGGCCTGAAGCTCGAAGTGTTGTTTCGCTGCTCGCCAACCAGGACCCGGAACGCTTCGGCGAACTCTACGCAGACCTTCCGAGTTCCGTAAAAGCCGATATGGAGAAGCTGTCGCCGATAGACGGAGCCGGACAGCTTGAAGCACCCGTCGAGCTTGTCTCAGGCTCCCGGGACAGGTACTTTCCCGTCTCCGAGTCCTACCAGCTCAGGCAAGTAGTACCCGAGCGCGTCGTTACCGTCACCGAGGTCCTCGACCACTCGGAGTTGAGCATCTCCCTTGCAACCCTACCCGACCTCCTTGAACTCAACGCCTTCGCCGGACGCGCCATGGAGAACTTGCGCTCGGAGTCGCAACCCACCAGCCCTCCCTGA
- a CDS encoding iron-containing alcohol dehydrogenase family protein translates to MMPRLSDRNLTLGLSMNATFGPGVAERTGEVVSSMSAKRAFVVTDAGIVRAGVHEPVVASLRKSGLAVEVFDGVEPNPSTENIESGSARLAGSAIESTVVVAVGGGSAMDAAKGIALHATNGGRAEEMGLGPAPERDGLPVVAVPTTAGTGSETNAFGVITSVESGRKFYVGHDSVKPRASILDPEMTVGLPPGPTAATGIDALSHALEAMMSKNGNPYADGLGLQATRMINEWLPGAVADGTDIEARSQMLLAAHLAGLSFASGTGLGLGHALAHPVGARLHAPHGEALASVLPAVMEFNRKVSGPKLALVSTVLGGDGEPEEAVRLVGELVRRVAGELPRYTVGGDEVERLIRDTLEDPVISNTPRPPSEGEVRNLLCATLVKVEPQGSGEPPLRRA, encoded by the coding sequence ATGATGCCGCGACTCTCGGATCGGAACCTGACCCTTGGACTTTCTATGAACGCCACCTTCGGCCCGGGCGTCGCAGAGCGCACCGGGGAGGTCGTAAGCTCGATGAGTGCGAAACGGGCGTTCGTCGTTACCGATGCGGGGATCGTCCGTGCCGGGGTGCACGAACCCGTCGTTGCATCGCTCAGGAAATCCGGCCTCGCCGTGGAGGTCTTCGACGGCGTGGAGCCGAACCCGTCGACCGAAAACATCGAGTCCGGGAGCGCGAGGCTCGCCGGGTCCGCTATAGAGAGCACCGTCGTGGTGGCGGTCGGGGGCGGGTCCGCGATGGATGCTGCAAAAGGCATCGCCCTGCACGCGACAAACGGCGGGCGGGCGGAGGAGATGGGCCTCGGACCCGCGCCGGAGCGGGACGGTCTGCCGGTCGTCGCCGTCCCGACAACGGCGGGCACGGGGAGCGAGACAAACGCCTTCGGGGTCATCACTTCGGTCGAGTCCGGACGGAAGTTCTACGTTGGACATGACAGCGTCAAGCCCCGCGCGAGCATCCTCGATCCGGAGATGACGGTCGGGCTCCCGCCGGGGCCTACCGCCGCGACCGGGATAGACGCCCTCTCGCACGCGCTGGAGGCGATGATGTCGAAAAACGGCAACCCCTACGCCGACGGGCTCGGGCTTCAGGCGACGCGGATGATAAACGAGTGGCTCCCCGGAGCGGTCGCGGACGGCACCGACATCGAGGCTCGCTCGCAGATGCTCCTTGCGGCGCACCTCGCCGGGCTGTCTTTTGCGAGCGGCACGGGGCTCGGCCTCGGACACGCCCTCGCGCACCCCGTGGGGGCGAGGCTTCACGCGCCGCACGGCGAGGCCCTCGCCTCGGTCTTGCCGGCCGTTATGGAGTTCAACCGGAAGGTGAGCGGGCCGAAGCTCGCGCTGGTTTCGACCGTCCTCGGGGGCGACGGGGAACCGGAGGAAGCCGTGAGGCTCGTCGGGGAGCTCGTGCGTCGCGTCGCCGGAGAGCTGCCGCGCTACACCGTCGGCGGGGACGAGGTGGAGCGGTTGATCCGGGATACGCTGGAAGACCCCGTGATCTCCAATACCCCAAGGCCTCCGTCTGAGGGTGAGGTTCGCAACCTGCTGTGCGCAACGCTCGTCAAGGTCGAACCGCAAGGGTCCGGTGAGCCTCCCTTGCGACGGGCCTAG
- a CDS encoding aldehyde dehydrogenase produces MTQASTKWHDRAGELSPEPRAFIDGAYTEAVSGKTFEKTTPRDGSLLANVAECDREDVDLAVRAARRAFEDGRWSGKSPAQRKAVLFRFSDLIEENLEELALLESLDVGKPVSDALSVDVPSCASYFRWYAEAIDKRYGEVAPTAPEFLATITREPMGVVGAVVPWNYPLILTAWKAAPALATGNSVVLKPAEQSPLSAILLARLASEAGLPDGVFNVLPGFGPGAGAALGRHPDVDKITFTGSSEVGKLFLKYAGESNMKHVSLECGGKSAHVVFPDAPDLDEVAETVAGGIFYNAGQTCHAGSRVIAHRSVRDELIEKIAAHAATYAPGDPLDPDTTLGTLVDRSQMERVLGYVDLARREGAEVTVGGGRKLPETGGFYVEPTVFSGVGEEMRVAREEIFGPVLSVLDFTDAGGEAEAVRLANATAYGLAGAVWTQDVGRAHRVSGAMRSGTVWVNCFDASDVTVPFGGFKESGTGRDKSLHAIGQYEQLKTTWIRIGDR; encoded by the coding sequence ATGACCCAGGCCAGCACGAAATGGCACGACCGGGCCGGAGAGTTGAGCCCCGAGCCCCGGGCTTTTATAGACGGAGCCTACACGGAAGCCGTCTCCGGCAAGACCTTCGAGAAGACCACGCCCCGCGACGGTTCGCTGCTCGCGAACGTCGCGGAGTGCGACCGGGAAGACGTGGATCTCGCCGTGAGGGCGGCGCGGCGGGCGTTCGAGGACGGTCGCTGGTCGGGGAAATCTCCGGCGCAGAGAAAGGCGGTCCTGTTTCGGTTTTCCGACCTGATCGAGGAAAACCTCGAGGAACTCGCGCTGCTCGAATCGCTTGACGTCGGGAAGCCCGTCTCGGACGCTCTGAGCGTTGACGTACCCTCGTGCGCCTCGTACTTCCGGTGGTACGCCGAGGCAATAGACAAACGTTACGGTGAGGTCGCCCCGACCGCACCGGAGTTTCTTGCGACGATCACCCGCGAGCCGATGGGCGTCGTCGGGGCGGTCGTGCCGTGGAACTACCCGCTTATCCTCACCGCCTGGAAGGCGGCTCCCGCGCTCGCCACCGGGAACTCCGTTGTCCTTAAGCCCGCCGAGCAGTCGCCGCTCTCGGCGATACTCCTCGCCCGGCTTGCAAGCGAGGCCGGGCTGCCGGACGGGGTCTTCAACGTCTTGCCGGGCTTCGGTCCGGGCGCCGGGGCCGCGCTCGGGCGGCACCCGGACGTGGACAAGATAACGTTCACCGGGTCTTCCGAGGTCGGGAAGCTGTTCCTGAAGTACGCCGGGGAGTCGAACATGAAGCACGTCTCCCTGGAGTGCGGCGGAAAGAGCGCGCACGTTGTCTTCCCGGACGCGCCGGACCTGGACGAAGTCGCGGAGACCGTCGCGGGCGGGATCTTCTACAACGCCGGACAGACCTGCCATGCGGGGTCCAGGGTTATAGCTCACAGGAGCGTCCGCGACGAACTTATCGAGAAAATCGCCGCTCACGCCGCCACGTACGCGCCCGGCGACCCCCTCGACCCGGATACCACGCTCGGCACGCTGGTGGATAGATCCCAGATGGAGCGGGTCCTCGGCTATGTGGACCTTGCTCGCCGGGAGGGCGCGGAGGTCACGGTCGGCGGCGGGAGAAAGCTCCCGGAGACGGGCGGCTTCTACGTCGAGCCGACGGTATTCTCCGGGGTCGGGGAGGAGATGCGGGTCGCGCGGGAGGAGATATTCGGCCCCGTTCTCTCCGTTCTCGATTTTACCGATGCGGGGGGGGAAGCCGAAGCCGTCCGCCTGGCGAACGCAACGGCCTACGGGCTGGCGGGGGCGGTATGGACTCAGGACGTCGGGCGGGCGCACCGGGTTTCGGGGGCGATGCGTTCCGGGACGGTCTGGGTCAACTGCTTTGACGCAAGCGACGTAACCGTGCCGTTCGGGGGCTTCAAGGAGTCGGGGACGGGGCGGGACAAATCCCTGCACGCCATAGGACAGTACGAGCAGCTCAAGACAACCTGGATCAGGATCGGGGACCGATGA
- a CDS encoding mandelate racemase/muconate lactonizing enzyme family protein: MKITDVKTRRIQTTLEPPLYAAWDPEPRRTFDATLVAVETDEGLTGIGSGDTMAGFSESGFEAFFIGEDPLRMARHVRTIETLDFHAGRYWPLEAALWDLVGKITAQPVANLFGGEMNRVPAYASCGELKSPGARAESAVQLREEGFRAMKIRVDPHRADEGIASVAAAREAVGDSMEIMVDLNQAWRMAGDATRSMDVAGIRRIAARLRELDVFWLEEPLPISDTSGLSLLKQASGLRLAGGEMARTMNELLSCLDADALDVYQPDVVLSLGMMRARTFAELALDRNRLFTPHTWTNGIGLLANLHVTCGVGGGPYLEYPYDPPGWTPERRDFMLEEPVRADGEGYISIPEKSGLGVCLKEEHKRVLLAE; encoded by the coding sequence ATGAAGATCACGGACGTGAAAACTCGTCGCATCCAGACCACCCTCGAACCACCCCTCTACGCCGCGTGGGACCCTGAACCCCGGCGCACCTTCGACGCAACCCTCGTCGCCGTCGAGACGGACGAAGGGCTTACGGGCATCGGCTCCGGCGATACGATGGCTGGTTTCTCGGAGAGCGGCTTCGAGGCGTTCTTTATCGGTGAAGATCCGCTTCGGATGGCCCGGCACGTCCGAACGATAGAGACGTTGGACTTCCACGCCGGACGCTATTGGCCTCTAGAGGCGGCGCTCTGGGATCTTGTCGGGAAGATCACGGCCCAGCCCGTCGCCAACCTTTTCGGCGGCGAGATGAACCGCGTCCCGGCCTACGCCTCCTGCGGCGAGTTGAAGTCGCCCGGGGCCCGCGCCGAATCCGCCGTTCAACTCAGGGAAGAGGGTTTCCGGGCGATGAAGATCCGGGTCGACCCGCATCGCGCCGACGAGGGGATCGCCTCCGTTGCCGCCGCAAGGGAGGCCGTCGGGGACTCGATGGAGATCATGGTAGACCTCAACCAGGCCTGGCGGATGGCCGGGGACGCGACCCGCAGCATGGACGTCGCAGGCATCCGGCGTATCGCCGCCCGCCTGAGAGAACTCGACGTTTTCTGGCTTGAAGAGCCGCTTCCCATCTCCGATACAAGCGGCTTGAGCCTCCTGAAACAGGCGAGCGGTCTGCGGCTCGCCGGGGGTGAGATGGCCCGCACGATGAACGAACTCCTCTCCTGCCTCGACGCCGACGCCCTGGACGTCTACCAGCCCGACGTCGTGCTCTCCCTGGGCATGATGCGCGCCCGGACCTTCGCGGAGCTTGCGCTCGACCGAAACCGCCTCTTCACCCCGCACACCTGGACAAACGGTATCGGTCTGCTCGCCAACCTGCACGTAACCTGCGGGGTCGGGGGCGGCCCGTACCTTGAGTATCCCTACGACCCGCCGGGCTGGACGCCGGAGCGTCGTGACTTCATGCTCGAAGAACCCGTGCGGGCGGACGGGGAGGGATACATAAGCATCCCCGAAAAATCCGGCCTCGGCGTCTGTTTGAAAGAGGAACACAAACGGGTACTCCTCGCAGAATAG
- a CDS encoding glycine betaine ABC transporter substrate-binding protein has translation MTIGDRFSGMLGRPAVKVLGVSVVAAMLAAGCGGGAETSSGADLSDADFTVGSKDFTEQLVLGYITAGALEAAGASVEDQVGLSGTDATRQALIGGDIDMYWEYTGTIWINHLGNTEPIADEQEQYTAARDADLEENQLQLLETPAPFNNTYALAVRSEAVEDLGVTSLSDIGTLIEERPEEATVCVESEFNSRDDGLPGMEEAYGYEFPNDNVSLFDTGVVYDRTDSGDPCNFGEVFTTDGRIAALDLTVLEDDMNFFPNYNPVLEVRSETYEQYGEQLDTLFTPIAEALTDEEMSAMNARVDVDGELPEDVADEWLEENGFVE, from the coding sequence GTGACGATTGGCGACAGGTTCAGCGGGATGCTCGGCAGACCTGCGGTGAAGGTTCTCGGTGTGAGCGTGGTCGCGGCGATGCTCGCGGCGGGCTGCGGCGGCGGCGCGGAGACCTCCAGCGGGGCGGACCTCTCGGACGCGGACTTCACCGTAGGGTCAAAGGACTTCACGGAGCAGCTCGTGCTCGGCTACATCACGGCGGGAGCGCTTGAAGCGGCGGGGGCGAGCGTTGAGGATCAGGTCGGCCTCTCCGGTACCGACGCGACCCGACAGGCGCTTATCGGCGGCGACATAGACATGTACTGGGAGTACACGGGGACCATCTGGATCAACCACCTCGGCAACACCGAGCCGATAGCCGACGAGCAGGAACAGTACACCGCCGCCCGGGATGCGGACCTTGAAGAGAACCAGCTCCAGCTTCTTGAAACACCTGCGCCCTTCAACAATACCTACGCCCTTGCGGTGCGCTCCGAAGCGGTCGAAGACCTCGGCGTAACCTCTCTTTCGGATATCGGGACGCTTATCGAGGAGAGGCCGGAGGAGGCGACCGTCTGCGTGGAGAGCGAGTTCAACTCCCGCGACGACGGCCTGCCGGGGATGGAGGAAGCCTACGGCTACGAGTTCCCGAACGACAACGTCTCCCTCTTTGACACGGGCGTAGTGTACGACCGGACGGACTCGGGCGACCCGTGCAACTTCGGTGAGGTCTTCACCACCGACGGACGCATCGCCGCCCTTGACCTGACGGTCCTTGAAGACGACATGAACTTCTTCCCGAACTACAACCCGGTTCTTGAAGTGCGTTCCGAGACCTACGAGCAGTACGGCGAGCAGCTCGACACGCTCTTTACGCCTATCGCCGAGGCCCTCACCGACGAGGAGATGAGCGCGATGAACGCCCGCGTCGACGTTGACGGCGAACTCCCCGAGGATGTCGCCGACGAATGGCTGGAAGAGAACGGCTTCGTCGAGTAG
- a CDS encoding ABC transporter permease, translating to MSALKAPPQAAEPEQTPELEYISSSGVKVTGKSARLLKLARYLTMPIILALVCLGLYLYIGSLTLDSIEQRSLNANVILDRTFQHLRITVVATLIVVTLAISLGVILTRPAMRKVAPYIIAVASTGQALPSIGIIVLLAVLFGAIGFRAAVIALIITAFLPILRNTMVGINQVDRSVIESGRGMGMTKRAVLFRIELPLAVPIMLAGIRTALIIVVGTAALATFINAGGLGDIINTGIKTSRDPILITGAVLTAVLALAVDYLAGIAEDIFRPKGL from the coding sequence ATGAGCGCGCTCAAAGCTCCACCGCAGGCAGCGGAGCCGGAGCAGACGCCGGAGCTGGAGTACATCTCCTCGTCCGGGGTGAAGGTCACGGGGAAATCGGCCCGCCTCCTGAAGCTGGCGCGTTACCTGACCATGCCGATAATCCTTGCGCTCGTGTGCCTCGGGCTGTACCTGTACATCGGGAGCCTGACGCTCGACAGCATCGAGCAGCGCAGCCTCAACGCAAACGTTATCCTTGACCGGACGTTCCAGCATCTGAGGATCACGGTCGTTGCGACGCTTATCGTGGTGACGCTCGCTATTTCGCTCGGCGTGATCCTGACTCGACCGGCGATGCGGAAGGTGGCGCCGTACATTATCGCGGTGGCGAGCACCGGGCAGGCGCTGCCGTCCATCGGCATCATAGTCCTGCTAGCGGTTCTTTTCGGTGCGATCGGTTTCCGGGCGGCGGTCATCGCGCTTATCATCACGGCGTTCCTTCCGATCCTACGCAACACGATGGTCGGTATAAACCAGGTAGACCGTTCGGTTATAGAATCGGGCCGGGGCATGGGGATGACAAAGCGGGCGGTTCTGTTCAGGATAGAGCTTCCGCTGGCCGTGCCGATCATGCTGGCCGGTATCCGCACCGCGCTTATCATCGTTGTCGGTACGGCGGCCCTTGCGACGTTTATCAACGCGGGCGGCCTCGGGGACATCATCAACACCGGCATCAAGACCAGCCGCGACCCGATCCTGATTACCGGGGCCGTTCTGACGGCGGTTCTCGCGCTCGCGGTGGATTACCTGGCCGGGATAGCGGAGGATATCTTCCGTCCGAAAGGACTTTAG